The following proteins are encoded in a genomic region of Vibrio spartinae:
- a CDS encoding flagellin has product MAVNVNTNVSAMTAQRYLNSATQSMNSSMERLSSGYRINSAKDDSAGLQISNRLSVQSRGLGVAVRNANDGISIAQTAEGAMNETTSILQRMRDLSLQSSNGSNSKSDRVAIQEEITALNDELNRVAETTSFGGNKLLNGTFETKSFQIGSDSGEAVMLHLKDMRSDNSMMGGMSYIAENGKGKNWQVQNGANDLSITVNDKLNGEQTININAKAGDDIEELATYINGQTDMVKASVDDEGKLQLFTDSNKVDGSVSFGGSLAGELGIGEGKATTVSSIDVTSVGGSQQSVAVVDAALKYVDSHRAELGAFQNRFGHAISNLDNINENVNASKSRIKDTDFAKETTALTKSQILSQASSSVLAQAKQAPSAALGLLG; this is encoded by the coding sequence ATGGCGGTTAATGTTAACACGAACGTTTCTGCGATGACGGCACAGCGCTATCTTAACAGTGCTACGCAGTCGATGAACTCATCAATGGAACGCTTATCCTCAGGATATCGAATCAACAGTGCTAAGGATGATTCGGCTGGCCTTCAAATCTCAAATCGTTTGAGTGTTCAAAGCCGAGGATTGGGTGTTGCTGTTCGTAACGCGAATGACGGTATTTCAATTGCTCAGACTGCGGAAGGGGCAATGAATGAAACAACCAGCATTCTGCAACGGATGAGAGACTTGTCTCTTCAATCTTCGAATGGTTCTAACTCGAAATCGGATCGTGTTGCGATTCAGGAAGAAATTACAGCATTGAATGATGAATTAAACCGTGTTGCGGAAACAACATCATTCGGCGGTAATAAGCTTCTCAATGGTACTTTCGAGACCAAATCTTTCCAGATTGGTTCTGACAGCGGTGAAGCTGTCATGCTCCACCTGAAAGATATGCGTAGCGACAATAGCATGATGGGCGGTATGTCTTATATTGCTGAGAATGGTAAGGGGAAAAACTGGCAAGTACAAAATGGTGCCAACGATCTGTCCATTACAGTCAATGACAAACTCAATGGCGAGCAAACCATTAATATCAATGCCAAAGCGGGTGATGATATTGAAGAGTTGGCGACCTATATCAATGGTCAGACTGACATGGTGAAAGCGTCTGTTGATGATGAAGGTAAACTGCAGTTATTCACGGATAGTAATAAAGTGGATGGTTCAGTGAGCTTCGGTGGCAGTCTTGCTGGTGAGCTTGGTATCGGTGAAGGTAAAGCGACAACCGTTAGTAGTATTGATGTAACTTCGGTTGGCGGTTCTCAACAATCGGTTGCTGTCGTTGATGCTGCACTGAAGTATGTGGATAGTCATCGTGCTGAACTTGGCGCATTCCAAAACCGTTTTGGACATGCGATCAGTAACTTGGATAACATCAATGAGAATGTGAATGCTTCAAAGAGCCGGATCAAAGATACCGATTTTGCGAAAGAAACCACAGCATTGACGAAGTCCCAAATCCTTTCTCAGGCATCAAGCTCTGTTTTGGCACAA
- a CDS encoding flagellin, with protein MTITVNTNVSAMTAQRYLNKATGELNTSMERLSSGNRINSAKDDAAGLQISNRLTAQSRGLDVAMRNANDGISIAQTAEGAMNESTSILQRMRDLSLQSANGTNSPSERKALNEEYTALQDELNRIAETTSFGGRKLLNGTFGESAFQIGASSGEAIIVGLTSIRADDFRMGGQTFVSEQPKDMHWGVPENARDLKFEFTKKNGEQVSVDVMAKSGDDIEELATYLNGQVDDVTASVDDEGHLQLFMAESNLQGNLSVSGGLASELGLNGGPGQNTTVQSTNIMDVGSSQNSVGVLDAALQYVDSQRADLGAKQNRLSHSINNLSNIQENVEASKSRIKDTDFAKETTQMTKAQILQQAGTSILAQAKQLPNSAMSLLQ; from the coding sequence ATGACCATCACAGTCAATACCAATGTGTCAGCGATGACCGCTCAGCGTTACCTGAATAAGGCAACGGGTGAGTTAAACACCTCAATGGAGCGCCTGTCTTCGGGAAACCGGATTAACAGTGCGAAAGATGATGCGGCAGGTCTTCAGATTTCAAACCGGTTGACTGCTCAGTCCCGAGGGTTGGATGTCGCGATGCGAAATGCCAATGATGGTATTTCGATTGCACAGACTGCTGAAGGGGCAATGAATGAGTCAACCAGTATATTGCAACGGATGCGAGATTTGTCACTCCAGTCTGCAAACGGGACGAACTCCCCATCTGAGCGTAAGGCGCTGAATGAAGAGTATACGGCCCTTCAGGATGAATTGAACCGAATCGCAGAAACAACCTCATTCGGTGGTCGGAAACTGTTGAACGGTACGTTTGGTGAGTCAGCTTTCCAGATTGGTGCCAGCTCCGGTGAAGCGATCATTGTTGGTCTCACCAGTATTCGTGCTGATGATTTCCGTATGGGCGGTCAGACATTTGTGTCCGAACAACCGAAAGACATGCATTGGGGGGTTCCCGAGAATGCTCGGGATCTGAAATTCGAGTTTACCAAGAAAAATGGCGAACAGGTTTCAGTGGATGTCATGGCGAAATCTGGTGATGACATCGAAGAGTTGGCAACTTACCTCAATGGGCAGGTAGATGATGTCACCGCTTCTGTGGATGATGAAGGACACCTCCAGCTCTTTATGGCGGAGTCTAACCTTCAGGGTAATCTCTCCGTTTCTGGCGGGTTGGCCTCTGAGTTGGGTCTGAACGGCGGGCCTGGACAGAATACGACGGTTCAGAGCACTAATATTATGGATGTTGGTAGTTCGCAGAACTCGGTCGGTGTGCTTGATGCTGCGCTTCAGTATGTTGACTCTCAACGTGCAGATTTAGGGGCAAAACAGAACCGTTTAAGCCACAGTATCAATAATTTGTCGAACATACAGGAAAATGTTGAAGCGTCGAAGAGCCGGATTAAAGATACCGACTTTGCGAAAGAAACGACGCAGATGACAAAAGCTCAAATATTGCAACAGGCAGGTACTTCAATACTTGCTCAGGCAAAACAGTTACCAAACTCTGCAATGTCACTATTGCAGTAG
- the flgL gene encoding flagellar hook-associated protein FlgL produces MVGRISSFHNYQAVQNDIRRQEAKIYHNQAQLASGKKLMSPSDNPLATHYIQNVGQQEEQLRQYLDSIVLVRNRLGHQEVIISNAEDYADEAKRTVMEMINGSLSPEDRQAKERELEELADNFLNLANVQDELGNYIFSGTKPDKQPFFRDKEGNVTYAGDDYQRKMKISNSLEMPFNNPGSKVFMQIDNPFGDYEPDYRLQEGSELLLEKATNTDPQDQSKYTVTFVDMGNGKYGYQLEQDGSAVQAGEFDPKTGINYEGVNIELKGQISPGDVIELSPRKTFNIFDSFKKAMEYSRDSVADGSATAKLHQVTREFHAAFIHLTKVRTDIGARLNTLDIQEQEHEDFKLTLAKSKSSFEDLDYADAVIEFSENTRALQASQKAFSKTKDLTLFNYI; encoded by the coding sequence ATGGTTGGTCGTATTTCAAGCTTCCATAACTATCAGGCTGTTCAGAATGATATTCGCCGTCAAGAAGCCAAGATTTATCACAATCAGGCTCAATTGGCATCGGGCAAAAAGTTGATGTCTCCCAGTGATAATCCACTGGCAACTCATTACATTCAGAATGTGGGTCAGCAAGAAGAGCAATTGCGCCAATACCTTGATTCGATCGTCTTGGTGCGTAACCGACTTGGACATCAAGAAGTCATTATCTCCAATGCGGAAGATTATGCCGATGAGGCAAAGCGAACCGTCATGGAGATGATCAATGGTTCTTTATCACCAGAAGATCGCCAGGCGAAAGAGCGAGAGTTGGAAGAGCTGGCTGATAACTTTTTGAATCTGGCGAATGTTCAGGATGAACTGGGGAACTACATTTTTTCCGGGACTAAACCGGATAAGCAGCCCTTCTTTCGTGATAAAGAAGGCAATGTGACTTATGCCGGTGATGATTATCAACGCAAGATGAAAATCTCCAATAGTCTGGAAATGCCGTTCAACAATCCCGGCAGTAAAGTATTTATGCAAATCGATAATCCTTTTGGTGACTATGAACCCGATTATCGGTTGCAGGAAGGCTCTGAGCTATTACTAGAAAAAGCAACCAATACCGATCCTCAAGATCAATCGAAATATACGGTTACTTTTGTCGATATGGGGAACGGTAAATATGGCTATCAGTTGGAACAGGATGGCAGTGCTGTTCAGGCCGGAGAATTTGATCCCAAAACCGGTATCAATTACGAAGGTGTCAATATTGAGCTGAAAGGCCAGATTTCTCCGGGAGATGTCATCGAGCTGTCTCCCAGAAAGACATTCAACATTTTTGACAGTTTTAAGAAGGCAATGGAATATTCACGCGACTCCGTTGCCGATGGATCAGCGACCGCTAAGCTCCATCAAGTGACCAGAGAGTTTCACGCGGCCTTTATCCACTTAACGAAAGTGAGAACGGATATCGGTGCGCGACTGAATACATTGGATATTCAGGAACAAGAACATGAAGACTTCAAACTGACATTGGCAAAATCCAAAAGTAGTTTTGAGGATCTTGATTATGCGGATGCCGTGATCGAGTTTAGCGAAAATACGCGTGCACTTCAGGCATCTCAGAAGGCTTTCAGTAAAACGAAGGATTTAACACTGTTCAACTATATCTAA
- the flgK gene encoding flagellar hook-associated protein FlgK has product MASDLLNIGAQSVLTSQRQLNTTGHNISNVNTEGYSRQSVIQGVNAPRMYGGQTYGMGVHVENVRRSWDQFAVKELNIATTDYSYKHDTEQNLDMLSKMLSSVASKKIPENMNEWFDALKTLADSPNDMGARKVVLEKSQLMTQNLNDFHETIRRQYETVNKGLDLGIKRINQLALEIRDLQRLMMRTPGPHNDLMDQHEKLVKELSEYTKVTVTPRKNAEGFNIHIGNGHTLVSGTEASQLKMIDGYPDTHQWRLAMVEGKGIKAITSKDMGGKIGALFNMRDNEIPNVLDEIGRLATSFSYDVNKLQRQGLDLNGDIGDLMFTDVNDERIAKERVITSSDSEADMAAYIEDVSQLKGGEYSLLYDGSDYIAILPNGEQQVLSPSRGEIHLDGMRIEIRNEPKAGERVLVRPTRSGAATIKMEMNDPAKIAAQSYEASTTFAQGSATFKIEQAGDLREFEIDVSELGDTFTVKDKDGNIVAENQAYPPSGPVTVMGTTFELSAGALPKDKFTANLVPSAGDNGNLRKMQDIQTEKKLDNNESTILDVYHNLNTNVGLRMSTASRLTDVARLEKEAAQERIASVSGVNLDEEAANMMKFQQAYMASSRVMQVANDTFNTILQLR; this is encoded by the coding sequence ATGGCGTCTGATTTATTGAATATTGGGGCTCAGAGTGTCTTAACATCTCAAAGACAGCTCAATACAACCGGTCACAATATATCTAACGTAAATACAGAAGGTTACAGTCGTCAATCTGTGATTCAGGGCGTGAATGCCCCGCGCATGTACGGTGGTCAGACCTATGGCATGGGTGTCCATGTGGAAAATGTTCGCCGCTCATGGGATCAGTTTGCCGTCAAAGAGCTAAATATTGCCACAACAGATTACTCCTACAAGCATGATACTGAACAAAATCTGGATATGTTATCCAAGATGCTTTCTTCCGTTGCTTCTAAGAAAATCCCGGAAAACATGAATGAGTGGTTTGACGCGCTAAAAACGCTCGCTGATAGCCCGAATGATATGGGAGCACGGAAAGTTGTGCTGGAAAAATCCCAGTTAATGACCCAGAACCTGAATGATTTTCATGAAACGATTCGTCGCCAGTATGAGACGGTCAATAAAGGGTTAGATCTCGGCATCAAGAGAATTAACCAACTCGCTTTAGAAATTAGAGACTTACAGCGTTTAATGATGCGGACTCCCGGGCCACATAATGATCTGATGGACCAACATGAAAAGTTAGTCAAAGAGCTCTCAGAGTACACCAAAGTGACCGTAACACCGCGAAAAAATGCCGAAGGGTTCAATATTCATATCGGTAACGGGCACACCTTGGTTTCTGGCACAGAAGCCAGTCAATTGAAGATGATCGATGGTTATCCTGATACGCATCAATGGCGTCTGGCGATGGTTGAAGGAAAGGGGATTAAAGCGATTACATCGAAAGATATGGGGGGCAAGATCGGGGCATTATTTAATATGCGTGATAACGAAATTCCCAACGTACTTGATGAGATTGGCCGCCTTGCGACCAGCTTCTCTTATGATGTGAATAAATTGCAGCGGCAGGGCCTCGATCTGAATGGTGATATCGGTGACTTGATGTTTACCGATGTGAATGATGAGCGGATTGCCAAAGAACGGGTGATTACCAGTAGTGACTCTGAAGCCGATATGGCGGCCTATATCGAAGATGTTTCACAACTGAAAGGTGGTGAATATTCACTACTTTATGATGGGAGTGACTACATTGCGATTTTACCAAATGGTGAGCAGCAAGTGCTTTCTCCCAGTCGTGGAGAAATCCACCTCGACGGGATGAGAATTGAAATTCGCAATGAACCGAAAGCGGGTGAGCGAGTGCTCGTCCGGCCAACTCGTTCCGGTGCGGCAACCATCAAAATGGAAATGAACGATCCGGCAAAAATTGCCGCTCAGAGTTATGAAGCTTCAACCACCTTCGCTCAGGGAAGTGCCACTTTTAAAATAGAACAGGCCGGTGATTTGCGCGAGTTTGAAATCGATGTCTCTGAGCTGGGAGATACCTTCACGGTTAAAGATAAAGACGGCAATATTGTTGCAGAGAATCAAGCTTATCCACCGTCTGGCCCTGTGACCGTGATGGGAACGACATTTGAACTGTCTGCCGGTGCTTTGCCAAAAGATAAATTTACCGCGAACCTGGTGCCCTCTGCTGGGGATAACGGCAACCTGAGAAAAATGCAGGATATTCAGACAGAGAAGAAGCTGGACAATAATGAGTCCACGATTCTGGATGTTTACCACAATCTGAATACCAATGTCGGTCTGAGAATGTCCACTGCGTCTCGACTGACTGATGTGGCCCGACTTGAGAAAGAAGCAGCCCAAGAACGGATTGCTTCTGTATCCGGTGTGAATCTGGATGAAGAAGCCGCCAACATGATGAAATTTCAGCAGGCATATATGGCATCTTCGCGGGTTATGCAGGTGGCCAATGACACCTTTAATACCATTTTACAGTTGAGATAG